A portion of the Deltaproteobacteria bacterium genome contains these proteins:
- a CDS encoding replication-associated recombination protein A, whose product MDLNRPLADRMRPRVLDEFVGQQHLLGKDSLLRRAVEEDRLFSIIFWGPPGSGKTTLARLVSAETESHFVTFSAVLSGVKEIRGVIAEARSQLEEQGRKTILFVDEIHRFNKAQQDAFLPHVESGLITLIGATTENPSFEVIAPLLSRTRVMVLDPYSEEELTLILERALHDRERGLGSLGLSIDDDAREHIVATADGDARAALNTLEAAVPLVGESGTAPGRITLKIAEEALQRKALRYDKGGEEHYNLISAFHKSLRGSDPDAALYWLGRMLEAGEDPLYIARRMVRFASEDVGNADPQALGIAMAAMEAFHFIGLPEGDLALAQAAVYLATAPKSNSLYAGFGRVREAIRTTGALPVPLHIRNAPTRLMKGLGYGKGYRYAHDYPEAYTPQEYLPEKLRGQRYYTPTERGYEKIIRERLEKWYRLRDRTRGTREKDDTK is encoded by the coding sequence ATGGATTTGAACCGTCCGCTGGCAGACAGGATGCGTCCCCGCGTCCTCGATGAATTTGTCGGACAGCAGCACCTGCTTGGGAAGGACAGCCTCCTTCGAAGGGCAGTCGAGGAGGACCGCCTTTTCTCCATCATTTTCTGGGGGCCGCCGGGTTCCGGAAAAACGACGCTTGCCCGGCTCGTGTCGGCGGAGACGGAGTCGCACTTCGTCACGTTTTCGGCGGTCCTCTCGGGAGTGAAGGAGATCCGGGGCGTCATCGCCGAGGCGCGGTCACAGCTTGAGGAACAGGGCAGGAAGACGATCCTCTTCGTCGATGAGATCCACCGGTTCAACAAAGCCCAGCAGGACGCCTTTCTCCCCCACGTTGAGAGCGGCCTGATCACGCTCATCGGTGCCACCACGGAGAATCCCTCTTTCGAGGTCATTGCGCCGCTGCTTTCCCGTACCCGGGTCATGGTGCTGGATCCCTATTCTGAAGAGGAACTGACCCTTATCCTGGAGCGGGCCCTCCATGACCGTGAACGGGGACTGGGGTCGCTGGGGTTGTCCATCGACGATGACGCCCGGGAACATATCGTCGCCACGGCCGACGGTGACGCCCGGGCGGCGCTGAACACTCTTGAGGCGGCGGTCCCCCTCGTTGGGGAAAGCGGAACGGCTCCGGGAAGGATCACCCTGAAGATTGCCGAAGAGGCGCTTCAGCGGAAGGCCCTCCGGTATGATAAGGGGGGCGAGGAACACTATAACCTGATATCGGCCTTTCACAAGAGCCTCAGAGGAAGCGACCCCGATGCGGCGCTTTACTGGCTGGGACGCATGCTCGAGGCCGGTGAAGATCCCCTGTACATCGCACGGCGCATGGTCCGCTTCGCCTCGGAGGATGTGGGGAACGCGGACCCCCAGGCCCTGGGCATAGCCATGGCGGCCATGGAGGCCTTTCATTTTATCGGGCTTCCCGAGGGAGACCTGGCACTCGCCCAGGCGGCCGTGTATCTTGCCACGGCACCGAAGAGCAACTCGCTTTACGCGGGGTTCGGCAGGGTCAGGGAGGCCATCAGAACGACGGGGGCGCTCCCCGTTCCGCTCCATATCAGGAATGCCCCGACCCGGCTCATGAAAGGCCTGGGTTACGGGAAAGGTTACCGGTACGCCCATGATTACCCCGAGGCATATACGCCTCAGGAATACCTTCCGGAAAAACTTCGCGGCCAGCGATACTACACACCCACCGAACGGGGATATGAGAAGATCATCAGGGAACGGCTCGAAAAGTGGTACCGGCTGCGTGACAGGACCCGCGGCACACGTGAAAAGGACGACACAAAGTAA
- a CDS encoding cyclase family protein, with protein sequence MAAYRFVDLSIAIESGLPSDPAMMIPKIDYIDHEMGAPSMQEFFPGVRREQLPEGLGWALEFISLTTHSGTHLDAPYHYHPTMDGGKPSLTIDEIPLEWCFGDGVLLDFRHKGDGERITARDVEEELERIGHVIRPLDIVLVQTGADRYWGTAEYLVKGAGMDRESTLYLTKRGVRVVGIDAWSWDRPLPYLAEEFKRTGDPRVIWEAHFAGIEIGYCHMEKMANLSAIGRSSGFRVCCFPVNIRAASAGWVRPVAIIEEP encoded by the coding sequence ATGGCCGCATATCGTTTCGTCGACCTCAGCATCGCCATAGAGTCCGGGCTCCCCAGCGACCCGGCGATGATGATCCCGAAGATTGATTACATCGATCACGAAATGGGCGCCCCATCGATGCAGGAGTTCTTTCCCGGTGTCAGACGCGAGCAGTTGCCGGAAGGACTGGGGTGGGCCCTCGAGTTCATCAGCCTGACGACCCACAGCGGGACACATCTCGACGCCCCCTATCATTATCACCCCACCATGGATGGAGGAAAACCGTCTCTCACCATCGACGAAATACCGCTGGAGTGGTGCTTCGGCGACGGAGTGCTTCTTGATTTCCGCCACAAGGGGGACGGGGAGCGGATCACCGCGCGGGATGTCGAAGAAGAGCTCGAACGGATCGGCCATGTGATCAGGCCTCTTGATATCGTGCTCGTCCAGACCGGGGCCGACCGGTACTGGGGGACCGCCGAGTACCTGGTCAAGGGGGCCGGCATGGACCGGGAGAGCACCCTGTACCTGACGAAGCGGGGCGTGCGGGTGGTGGGTATCGACGCCTGGAGCTGGGACCGTCCCCTGCCCTATCTAGCGGAGGAATTCAAAAGGACCGGTGACCCCCGGGTCATCTGGGAAGCGCACTTCGCGGGGATCGAGATCGGGTACTGTCACATGGAAAAGATGGCGAACCTTTCGGCGATCGGAAGATCCTCAGGATTCAGGGTTTGCTGCTTCCCGGTGAATATCAGGGCCGCCAGCGCCGGTTGGGTGCGGCCGGTGGCGATCATCGAAGAGCCATGA
- a CDS encoding Zn-ribbon domain-containing OB-fold protein, translating to MTQQSGGKDTKDQYIVVEQTWSVPFRHYAGEITSRYLREFRDNKKIMGRRCPKCKQVLVPARKNCERCFTETDEWVEVKDEGRLVTFSINCIKYVGMPDPPYIMGLIKLDGADTAILHFIRGIDLSDIDKAGKELKIGTRMKAVWKKKRVGNVTDIDYFQPA from the coding sequence ATGACACAGCAAAGTGGCGGAAAAGATACAAAGGATCAGTATATCGTGGTCGAACAGACATGGAGCGTTCCCTTCAGGCATTATGCCGGGGAGATCACAAGCAGGTACCTGCGGGAATTTCGGGACAACAAGAAGATCATGGGAAGGCGGTGCCCGAAATGCAAGCAGGTCCTCGTACCGGCCCGCAAGAACTGTGAGCGCTGCTTTACCGAAACGGACGAATGGGTTGAAGTAAAGGACGAGGGGCGTCTCGTCACCTTTTCCATCAACTGCATCAAGTATGTGGGAATGCCCGATCCACCCTATATCATGGGTCTGATAAAGCTCGACGGCGCCGACACCGCGATCCTGCATTTCATCAGGGGGATCGACCTTTCCGACATCGATAAGGCCGGCAAAGAGCTGAAGATCGGGACCCGGATGAAGGCGGTCTGGAAAAAGAAACGGGTAGGGAACGTCACCGACATCGACTATTTCCAGCCGGCATGA
- a CDS encoding thiolase family protein, which translates to MKRVAIVGVGQTKFVSRRRDVIHPEVTFEASKAALDDAKLSIDDIEALTMGVMDPFDGVDCCDRWICGSAGGYNKPVIRINTAGATGMSTAMAAYEQVASGMFDIVMAVSEQRVSEPVDAQPLLNTCTCPYHERVMGGSAISLGAIPATRHMHKYGSTHEQRALSAVKAHKHGMNNPHAHLRFEVTVEDVLNSMIVEWPLRLLECCPRSDGAVAVIFASENVVKTITDRPAWINGVISIADGPFFGDRPDVSYEASLAVAARRLYEKCGIKNPLKEIDVAELYIPFTSLELTQTEAYGFCDEGKGGELLEEGVTWMGGELPINPSGGVLCTNCIGATAELRVAEAAIQIMGKGGLRQVPNAETALASGLGGMLQFHTLMMLGAQPR; encoded by the coding sequence ATGAAACGAGTTGCAATAGTTGGTGTCGGACAGACGAAATTCGTGTCCCGCCGCCGGGATGTTATTCATCCCGAGGTCACCTTTGAAGCATCGAAGGCCGCCCTTGATGACGCAAAACTCTCAATAGACGACATCGAAGCGCTGACCATGGGTGTCATGGACCCCTTTGACGGTGTCGATTGCTGTGACCGATGGATATGCGGCTCCGCCGGGGGATACAACAAACCGGTCATCAGGATCAACACGGCGGGTGCCACGGGCATGTCGACGGCCATGGCCGCCTATGAGCAGGTCGCTTCGGGAATGTTCGACATCGTCATGGCCGTATCGGAACAGCGCGTCAGCGAGCCAGTCGACGCCCAGCCGCTTCTGAACACCTGCACCTGCCCCTACCATGAGCGGGTCATGGGAGGAAGCGCCATCTCGCTCGGCGCCATCCCGGCGACCCGGCACATGCACAAGTACGGAAGCACCCATGAACAGCGGGCGCTTTCCGCCGTGAAGGCGCATAAACACGGGATGAACAATCCCCACGCTCACCTGAGGTTCGAGGTCACCGTGGAGGACGTGCTGAATTCAATGATCGTCGAGTGGCCCCTGCGGCTTCTCGAATGCTGCCCCCGTTCCGACGGTGCCGTGGCGGTCATCTTCGCCTCAGAGAACGTCGTAAAGACCATCACTGACAGGCCGGCGTGGATAAACGGCGTCATATCGATCGCCGATGGCCCCTTCTTCGGCGACAGGCCGGATGTCTCCTACGAGGCATCCCTGGCGGTCGCGGCCAGGCGTCTCTATGAGAAGTGCGGGATCAAAAATCCCCTGAAGGAGATCGACGTGGCCGAGCTTTACATCCCCTTCACCAGTCTCGAGCTGACCCAGACGGAGGCCTACGGCTTCTGCGATGAGGGCAAGGGTGGTGAGCTCCTTGAAGAAGGCGTCACCTGGATGGGAGGAGAGTTGCCCATCAATCCCTCCGGCGGCGTTCTGTGCACGAATTGCATCGGCGCGACGGCGGAGCTGCGGGTCGCCGAAGCGGCGATCCAGATCATGGGGAAAGGCGGGCTCAGACAGGTGCCGAACGCCGAGACGGCCCTGGCTTCAGGGCTCGGGGGCATGCTGCAGTTTCATACACTGATGATGCTCGGCGCACAGCCGCGATGA
- a CDS encoding thiolase family protein, which produces MRVAVIGVGQIPSEECKGDVFSDQSALIAKTALADAALDIGQINNVVAGEYDLVTGRTAEHMYTVPAAGGYLKDEIRINDDGLFALAQAFMGIMAGEFETTLVISTGISSEGPQELVTNMRLAPFYHRHLGLHEKLANGMQAFQYREKYGITESQSAKVAVKNRNNALKNPFAHLRKKVTETDVLHSAFDCWPVRTLERAPWSDGGCAVVLANEPFARRICRNPVWLEGIGWSNHTYYLEDKDLSELTATKHAARAAYKMAGIEDPAGDIDVAEVYDITTYHELMACEALGFCKKGEGSRLIDEEMTVIDGKLPVNPSGGVLSSNPLSASGLARFVECVLQLRGDAKDHQVKDVKTALAHCISGYGAQRSCVVIARR; this is translated from the coding sequence ATGAGAGTTGCAGTTATCGGAGTGGGACAGATACCATCCGAAGAATGTAAAGGCGATGTCTTCAGCGATCAGTCCGCCCTGATCGCGAAAACGGCGCTCGCCGACGCCGCACTGGACATCGGGCAGATCAACAATGTCGTCGCCGGTGAATACGACCTCGTGACGGGAAGGACCGCCGAGCACATGTATACCGTTCCGGCTGCGGGCGGGTATCTCAAGGACGAAATCCGGATCAACGATGACGGCCTCTTCGCCCTGGCCCAGGCCTTCATGGGCATTATGGCCGGTGAGTTCGAAACGACCCTTGTCATCTCGACGGGAATCTCGTCGGAAGGTCCCCAGGAACTGGTCACGAACATGCGCCTGGCTCCGTTTTACCATCGACACCTGGGACTGCACGAAAAGCTCGCGAACGGCATGCAGGCATTTCAATACCGAGAGAAGTACGGCATCACGGAATCGCAGAGCGCGAAGGTGGCGGTAAAGAACAGGAACAACGCGCTGAAAAATCCCTTTGCCCACCTGCGCAAGAAAGTAACCGAAACGGACGTGCTGCATTCCGCTTTCGACTGCTGGCCCGTGCGCACCCTCGAACGCGCCCCCTGGTCGGACGGTGGCTGCGCCGTGGTCCTGGCAAACGAGCCATTTGCGCGCCGCATCTGCAGGAATCCCGTATGGCTCGAGGGCATCGGATGGTCAAATCATACGTACTATCTTGAAGACAAGGACCTTTCCGAACTGACGGCCACGAAACATGCCGCCAGGGCGGCATACAAAATGGCGGGGATAGAAGACCCCGCGGGAGATATCGATGTCGCCGAGGTGTACGATATCACCACCTATCACGAGCTCATGGCCTGCGAAGCCCTGGGTTTCTGCAAAAAAGGAGAGGGGAGTCGCCTGATCGACGAAGAAATGACCGTGATCGATGGAAAACTTCCCGTCAACCCGTCGGGGGGTGTCCTGTCCTCTAATCCGCTTTCCGCATCCGGCCTCGCCCGTTTTGTTGAATGTGTTCTTCAGCTCCGTGGCGATGCGAAGGACCATCAGGTAAAGGATGTGAAAACGGCCCTTGCACACTGCATCAGCGGGTACGGGGCGCAGAGAAGCTGCGTTGTTATCGCGAGGAGGTAA
- a CDS encoding dehydratase — protein sequence MGRYFEDFTEGEEIRTLGRTVTEADVVNFSGFSGDFNPLHTDAAFASTQPFGGRIAHGMCGMSIAVGLLVRLNFLEGTIMAFFGIENWRFKWPIMLGDTIHVVATVAQKKETSKTDRGLIFIDCDVLNQNGQSTMCGRLIILMKKKPQS from the coding sequence TTGGGAAGATACTTTGAAGATTTCACCGAGGGGGAAGAGATCCGCACGCTGGGGCGGACCGTCACGGAGGCCGATGTGGTCAATTTTTCCGGATTCAGCGGCGATTTCAATCCGCTCCACACCGATGCCGCATTCGCCTCGACCCAGCCCTTCGGGGGCCGCATTGCTCACGGCATGTGCGGCATGTCGATCGCCGTCGGTCTCCTGGTGCGGCTGAATTTCCTGGAAGGAACCATCATGGCGTTTTTCGGCATCGAAAACTGGCGGTTCAAATGGCCCATCATGCTCGGAGACACCATTCACGTCGTCGCGACGGTGGCCCAGAAGAAGGAAACGAGCAAGACCGACCGGGGACTGATATTCATCGATTGCGACGTCCTCAATCAGAACGGGCAGTCGACCATGTGCGGCAGGCTGATCATCCTGATGAAAAAGAAACCGCAATCGTAA
- a CDS encoding acyl-CoA dehydrogenase family protein, with product MNSQDYFFNDEHNAFRETVRRFIQKEVRPKIDEWEHNGCYDRTIFKRMGDLGFLGLGYPAEYGGQDADIKMTIVFWEELCRCGAMGFPMSVCVQTDMASPSLNAAGTHEQKVKYLKPVCSGDKIIAVAITEPNHGSDVANIETRAVIEGDHYRVNGSKMFITNGTQADVINTVVRTGGPGYEGVSLLLIDTDTPGFSVGRKLDKMGMKSSDTAELVFEDCMVPKENLLGQEGQGFFALMAGLERERLSACVLAYMGAQVAMEEAIRYARERVQFNRPIIRHQVIAHMLADMATEVEASKRLAYHAAALVDGGIPCNKEVSMAKLFCTETSLKVIDRAVQVHGGYGFMDEYLVSRLYRDAKVGTIGAGTSQIMRHVIIREMGMR from the coding sequence GTGAATTCACAGGACTATTTCTTCAATGATGAACACAACGCGTTTCGTGAGACGGTGCGGCGCTTCATTCAGAAGGAGGTTCGTCCGAAGATCGATGAATGGGAGCACAACGGCTGCTATGACAGGACCATCTTCAAGCGCATGGGCGACCTGGGATTCCTGGGCCTCGGCTATCCCGCCGAATACGGGGGGCAGGACGCCGATATCAAGATGACCATCGTCTTCTGGGAAGAGCTGTGCCGCTGCGGCGCCATGGGGTTTCCCATGAGCGTCTGCGTGCAGACGGACATGGCAAGCCCGTCGCTGAACGCTGCGGGCACGCACGAGCAAAAGGTTAAGTATTTGAAACCGGTGTGCAGCGGCGACAAGATCATTGCGGTCGCCATTACTGAACCCAATCACGGTTCAGACGTGGCCAACATCGAAACGAGGGCGGTCATCGAAGGGGATCACTACCGGGTCAACGGGTCGAAGATGTTCATCACCAACGGAACCCAGGCCGACGTGATCAATACCGTCGTCAGGACGGGCGGCCCCGGGTACGAAGGTGTCAGCCTGCTGCTCATCGATACGGACACGCCCGGCTTTTCCGTCGGAAGAAAGCTCGACAAGATGGGCATGAAATCCTCCGATACGGCGGAACTGGTCTTCGAGGACTGCATGGTCCCGAAGGAAAACCTGCTTGGACAGGAAGGTCAGGGGTTTTTCGCTCTCATGGCCGGTCTTGAGCGGGAACGCCTTTCCGCCTGTGTTCTAGCCTACATGGGAGCCCAGGTGGCAATGGAGGAAGCGATCCGCTACGCACGTGAACGGGTGCAGTTCAACAGGCCCATCATCCGCCATCAGGTGATCGCCCACATGCTCGCCGACATGGCGACGGAGGTGGAAGCAAGCAAAAGGCTGGCCTATCACGCCGCCGCACTGGTCGATGGTGGCATCCCCTGTAACAAGGAAGTATCAATGGCCAAGCTTTTCTGCACGGAAACGTCGCTTAAGGTGATCGACCGGGCTGTTCAGGTACACGGTGGATACGGGTTCATGGATGAATACCTTGTTTCAAGGCTCTACCGCGACGCGAAGGTCGGTACCATCGGGGCCGGCACGTCACAGATCATGCGGCACGTTATCATCAGAGAAATGGGGATGCGCTGA
- a CDS encoding VOC family protein has protein sequence MKLKKITEVGIAVRDLEASTKLFVDLLGGEAGDIMEVPLFGMRFRMVKLGNVDFELMEPTDENGLIARFIDSRGEGLHHVAFAVDDLAGRLLALKEQGCRLINETPLDLLGGKFAFVHPKAFSGVMFELIEYPKDYVFPDGEVNS, from the coding sequence TTGAAACTGAAAAAGATTACGGAAGTCGGAATTGCGGTGAGAGACCTCGAGGCAAGCACGAAGCTCTTCGTTGACCTGCTCGGGGGTGAGGCCGGCGACATTATGGAGGTTCCCCTGTTCGGGATGCGCTTTCGAATGGTGAAGCTCGGCAACGTGGATTTTGAGCTCATGGAACCTACCGATGAAAACGGCCTCATCGCCCGGTTCATCGACAGCCGCGGCGAGGGACTGCACCATGTCGCCTTTGCCGTCGACGACCTTGCCGGGCGTCTCCTTGCGCTGAAAGAACAGGGCTGCCGCCTGATAAACGAGACCCCCCTTGACCTGCTGGGGGGGAAATTTGCCTTCGTTCACCCCAAGGCATTTTCGGGGGTCATGTTCGAGCTCATTGAATACCCCAAGGATTATGTATTCCCGGACGGCGAAGTGAACTCTTGA
- a CDS encoding AMP-binding protein produces the protein MVSKLEHNLVQRVAVGDIFRRNARHNAGKEAIVERRGDDFIRLTYGELNRRMNQFAHAVMNLGFSKGDRVALIGPNSIEYVIALYGITKTGIIMVPLNPILNPEDIKYMINHSEAKAVIVDDAFIPMVEQIREGCPNVGHYISIPASKAPMPAHYVDFYAFIDGQPDNEPEAIIWERDPMWILYTSGTTARAKGVVISHLTVYITSLANLVEYEIPRRFVGSIVLPMFHAAQQACTTSFFHVGARTVLFRTLFDITEILEAIQREKISFVFVLPMIWRAMLDHPNLKDYDVSSVERAMYAMTPMDQRTLEQIGEVFTKNLYLGTGRTEFFPSSENFKPEWQLKKKGNYWGEPAITVETVVMDDNGNILPRGEVGEIVRRGPAHLIEYLKDSHATDETRKYGWDHSEDIGYFDEDGLLAFVDRKKDMIKTGGENVPSIKVEKTLLADARIQAAAVVGLPHERWVEAITAFVVRQPGEELTEEDVITWCKERLGGFEVPKKVVFLDVLPMTSTGKIQKNVIKQQYTDLYAE, from the coding sequence ATGGTATCGAAACTGGAACACAATCTTGTGCAGCGGGTTGCCGTGGGCGACATCTTCAGGCGCAATGCCAGACACAACGCCGGCAAGGAAGCGATCGTCGAACGGCGCGGCGACGATTTCATCCGGTTGACCTACGGCGAGCTCAACCGGCGGATGAACCAGTTCGCCCACGCGGTGATGAACCTGGGCTTTTCAAAGGGCGACCGGGTCGCGCTCATCGGGCCGAATTCCATTGAATATGTCATTGCTCTCTACGGCATCACCAAGACGGGCATCATCATGGTCCCCCTGAACCCGATTCTCAATCCCGAAGACATCAAGTACATGATCAACCACTCCGAAGCCAAGGCCGTGATCGTCGACGACGCCTTCATCCCCATGGTCGAACAGATACGCGAGGGATGCCCGAACGTGGGGCATTACATATCGATCCCCGCCTCGAAGGCCCCCATGCCGGCACACTACGTTGATTTTTACGCCTTCATCGACGGGCAGCCCGATAACGAACCGGAAGCGATCATCTGGGAGCGGGACCCGATGTGGATCCTCTACACCAGCGGGACAACCGCACGGGCCAAGGGTGTCGTCATATCCCATCTCACCGTGTATATCACATCACTGGCCAACCTCGTTGAATACGAGATCCCCCGGAGATTCGTCGGCTCGATCGTACTGCCCATGTTCCACGCCGCCCAGCAGGCATGCACCACTTCGTTCTTCCACGTCGGCGCCCGGACCGTTCTGTTCCGGACCCTCTTCGACATCACGGAAATCCTCGAAGCCATCCAGCGAGAAAAGATCTCCTTTGTTTTCGTCCTTCCCATGATCTGGCGGGCCATGCTCGACCATCCGAACCTGAAGGACTACGATGTTTCCAGCGTTGAGCGCGCCATGTATGCCATGACTCCCATGGACCAGCGCACCCTGGAGCAGATCGGCGAGGTCTTCACGAAAAATCTCTATCTCGGTACCGGCCGGACCGAATTCTTCCCCTCATCGGAAAATTTCAAGCCCGAGTGGCAGTTGAAAAAGAAGGGAAACTACTGGGGCGAACCGGCCATTACCGTTGAAACGGTCGTCATGGATGACAACGGGAACATCCTTCCCCGGGGCGAGGTCGGTGAGATCGTCCGCCGCGGCCCCGCCCATCTGATCGAATACCTGAAAGACAGCCATGCGACGGATGAGACGAGAAAGTACGGATGGGACCACTCGGAAGACATCGGCTATTTCGACGAGGACGGCCTGCTGGCCTTTGTCGATCGGAAGAAGGACATGATCAAGACAGGGGGCGAGAACGTTCCCTCCATCAAGGTCGAGAAAACGCTGCTGGCCGATGCCCGTATCCAGGCAGCCGCCGTCGTCGGTCTGCCCCACGAACGATGGGTCGAGGCGATCACCGCTTTCGTCGTCCGGCAGCCCGGTGAGGAGCTGACGGAGGAAGACGTCATCACCTGGTGCAAGGAACGGCTGGGCGGTTTTGAAGTTCCGAAGAAGGTGGTGTTTCTCGACGTACTGCCCATGACCAGTACGGGCAAGATCCAGAAGAACGTGATCAAACAGCAGTATACCGATCTGTATGCGGAGTAA
- a CDS encoding acyl-CoA dehydrogenase family protein, which translates to MDFELTESQQMLKETARRFADTELAPMAYEIDRDERFPYENFKKMADLGFLGITIPEEYGGAGGTYMDLMIVAEEISAVCVSSAVACGANADLFSDNLFRNGSETLRRRYLPPMCAGDMIGGIAMTEPEAGSDVTSMKTTAVMKGDHYVLNGAKTFITNGPVGDAFIVYAKTDPAAGAHGISAFVVERTFPGFSSGKQFEKMGWRGSPTGELIFEDCMVPKENLIGQENMGALILMSGLNTERLSLGAMSVGIARGAYEFSLKYAKERVQFGRPISSFQLIQDKLVTMAMEIEAARLLVYKGAALADKGERGRDANLAASFAKLYATEMSMRATTEAVQILGGYGFTREFPVERMMRDAKLQTIGGGTSEIQKLIAIRDLLR; encoded by the coding sequence ATGGACTTCGAACTGACTGAATCACAACAGATGCTGAAGGAGACGGCGCGCAGATTTGCCGATACCGAACTCGCGCCCATGGCATATGAGATCGATCGCGACGAGCGTTTCCCCTACGAAAATTTCAAAAAGATGGCCGACCTGGGATTTCTGGGCATCACCATTCCGGAAGAATACGGGGGGGCAGGCGGAACATACATGGACCTGATGATCGTTGCCGAGGAAATAAGCGCCGTCTGTGTCTCTTCCGCCGTCGCCTGCGGGGCCAACGCCGATCTTTTCAGTGACAATCTTTTCAGAAACGGAAGCGAAACTCTCAGGAGACGATATCTTCCTCCCATGTGTGCCGGCGACATGATCGGCGGCATTGCCATGACCGAGCCGGAGGCGGGCTCCGATGTCACTTCCATGAAGACGACGGCAGTGATGAAAGGCGACCACTATGTGCTGAACGGAGCCAAGACCTTTATCACCAACGGACCGGTCGGTGATGCCTTCATCGTCTACGCAAAGACGGACCCGGCCGCCGGCGCCCACGGCATCAGTGCCTTTGTCGTGGAGAGGACATTCCCCGGATTTTCCTCGGGCAAACAGTTCGAAAAGATGGGCTGGCGGGGATCACCCACGGGGGAGTTGATCTTTGAAGACTGCATGGTTCCGAAGGAAAACCTGATAGGGCAGGAAAATATGGGGGCCCTGATCCTCATGAGCGGGCTCAACACGGAGCGGTTGAGCCTCGGTGCCATGTCCGTTGGTATCGCCCGCGGCGCCTACGAGTTCTCCCTGAAATACGCAAAGGAGCGCGTCCAGTTCGGGCGGCCGATCTCATCATTTCAACTGATCCAGGACAAGCTCGTGACCATGGCGATGGAAATCGAAGCCGCCAGGCTCCTCGTCTACAAAGGCGCGGCGCTGGCCGACAAGGGGGAACGCGGCCGTGACGCGAACCTGGCCGCATCCTTCGCAAAACTCTACGCCACCGAAATGTCCATGAGGGCAACCACGGAAGCGGTGCAGATCCTTGGCGGATATGGATTCACCAGGGAATTCCCCGTGGAACGGATGATGAGGGACGCGAAGCTGCAGACCATCGGCGGCGGCACCTCGGAAATACAGAAGCTGATCGCCATCCGGGACCTTTTGCGATGA
- a CDS encoding enoyl-CoA hydratase/isomerase family protein, producing the protein MAIDYEKKGRIALITINRPEAMNCLNSEDLFELGRVWEDFRDDDDLWVAILTGAGDTSFSAGADLGELIPQLTSGKLQVIPEIPGFLKNFKIYKPIIAAINGLCLAGGTELIQGTDIRISVDYATYGLAEPRWGLFPAAGSTVRLLRQVPYCRAMEILLVGDSLSAEEALRIGLINRIVKKEDLMPTALKTAERICRNGPLAVRRIKESALRCYEVPVEYAYIMESYFAREVFASEDAKEGPQAFFEKRKPDFKGR; encoded by the coding sequence ATGGCTATCGACTATGAAAAAAAGGGCAGAATCGCATTGATCACGATCAATCGCCCCGAGGCGATGAATTGCCTCAACAGTGAAGACCTGTTCGAACTGGGAAGGGTATGGGAAGACTTCAGAGATGATGATGATCTGTGGGTGGCAATACTTACCGGCGCCGGGGACACATCATTCTCGGCCGGTGCCGACCTCGGTGAGCTGATCCCGCAGCTTACCTCGGGAAAGCTTCAGGTCATCCCCGAGATCCCGGGATTCTTAAAGAACTTCAAGATCTACAAACCGATCATCGCCGCGATCAACGGCCTCTGTCTCGCCGGGGGAACGGAATTGATACAGGGAACCGACATCAGGATCTCCGTCGACTATGCGACATACGGTCTCGCCGAACCTCGATGGGGGCTGTTTCCAGCCGCGGGATCGACGGTCCGGCTGCTCCGGCAGGTCCCCTACTGCCGCGCCATGGAAATTCTTCTTGTGGGCGACTCCCTTTCCGCCGAGGAAGCTCTCCGTATCGGGCTCATCAACAGGATAGTGAAAAAGGAAGATCTCATGCCGACGGCGCTCAAGACCGCCGAAAGGATCTGCAGGAACGGACCGCTCGCTGTTCGTCGCATAAAAGAATCGGCCCTCCGCTGCTACGAAGTACCCGTTGAATACGCCTACATCATGGAAAGTTATTTTGCGCGCGAGGTCTTTGCCTCGGAAGACGCGAAAGAAGGGCCACAAGCATTCTTCGAAAAGAGAAAACCGGATTTCAAAGGCAGGTAA